In one window of Kitasatospora sp. MMS16-BH015 DNA:
- a CDS encoding helix-turn-helix domain-containing protein — translation MNAPHTSPAAALRRLLDLLASGAAAEDFTEVLAEARRHGAPAEVLAEIDEATLTALRVHRTLRQHRRREAELTALFDTAGDLAASRDLDAVLQAIVRRARKLLGTDTAYLTLPDQAAGDTYMRVTDGSVSPLFQNLRLGLGDGLGGLVAQTARPYATPDYRTDNRFRHTGRIDAGVLEEGLVAIIGVPLLLGGEVIGVLFAAERSARAFSPDEVALLCTLAAHAAVALDTANSLTETRAALAELNGANAVIRAHAAAVQRAEQAHDRLTDLVLRGAAVSDVAAEVGALLGAEASVHDAEGVLLAGRPATARTGLAEAVAASRTEGRAVRHGDGWVCVVLAGQEPLGSLLLQPPIQGKRAEETAALRLDDADRRLFERASVVTALLLLLRRSVAETENRVRGELLADLLSAPGRDPAGLTARGRRLGVDLTRPHLVLVAETTTAERHRLAGAAARYLFGSRGLSAEHGEAVVLLLPEDGSRRPGAAAAEAAERLARLAGAPVTVGAGRVAAGPLALAASYAEGLRCVRALHVLGRAGCGSAADELGFLGVLLGDGHDVDAFVTAALGPLLDYDRRRGTELVRTLRAYFDCGGSLTRAKDELHVHVNTVVQRLDRVETLLGPDWNRPEQALELQLALRLQLLAR, via the coding sequence ATGAACGCCCCCCACACCAGCCCGGCGGCAGCCCTCCGCAGGCTGCTGGACCTGCTCGCCTCCGGTGCCGCCGCCGAGGACTTCACCGAGGTGCTCGCCGAGGCGCGCCGGCACGGCGCGCCCGCCGAGGTGCTGGCCGAGATCGACGAGGCCACCCTCACCGCGCTGCGGGTGCACCGCACCCTGCGTCAGCACCGCCGCCGCGAGGCCGAACTGACGGCGCTGTTCGACACCGCCGGCGACCTGGCGGCCTCGCGGGACCTGGACGCCGTGCTGCAGGCGATCGTGCGGCGGGCCCGGAAGCTGCTGGGCACCGACACCGCGTACCTGACGCTGCCCGACCAGGCCGCCGGGGACACCTACATGCGGGTCACCGACGGGTCGGTCTCGCCGCTGTTCCAGAACCTCCGGCTCGGCCTCGGCGACGGCCTCGGCGGGCTGGTCGCCCAGACCGCCCGGCCGTACGCGACGCCGGACTACCGGACCGACAACAGGTTCCGGCACACCGGCCGGATCGACGCCGGGGTGCTCGAAGAGGGGCTGGTGGCGATCATCGGGGTGCCGCTGCTGCTCGGCGGCGAGGTGATCGGGGTGCTGTTCGCGGCCGAGCGCTCGGCCCGGGCCTTCTCGCCGGACGAGGTGGCGCTGCTCTGCACGCTGGCCGCCCACGCGGCCGTGGCCCTGGACACCGCCAACTCGCTGACCGAGACCCGGGCCGCCCTCGCCGAGCTGAACGGCGCCAACGCGGTGATCCGGGCGCACGCCGCCGCCGTGCAGCGCGCCGAGCAGGCCCACGACCGGCTCACCGACCTGGTGCTGCGCGGGGCCGCCGTCTCCGACGTGGCCGCCGAGGTGGGCGCCCTGCTCGGGGCCGAGGCCTCCGTGCACGACGCCGAGGGCGTCCTGCTGGCCGGCCGCCCGGCCACCGCCCGCACCGGGCTGGCCGAGGCCGTCGCCGCCTCCCGCACCGAGGGCCGGGCCGTCCGGCACGGGGACGGCTGGGTCTGCGTCGTCCTGGCCGGCCAGGAACCGCTCGGCAGCCTGCTGCTCCAGCCGCCCATCCAGGGCAAGCGAGCCGAGGAGACCGCCGCGCTGCGGCTGGACGACGCCGACCGGCGGCTGTTCGAGCGGGCCAGTGTGGTGACGGCGCTGCTCCTGCTGCTGCGGCGCTCGGTGGCCGAGACCGAGAACCGGGTGCGGGGCGAGCTGCTGGCCGACCTGCTGAGCGCCCCCGGGCGGGACCCGGCCGGGCTGACCGCGCGGGGGCGGCGGCTCGGGGTGGACCTGACCCGGCCGCACCTGGTGCTGGTGGCCGAGACCACCACGGCCGAGCGGCACCGGCTGGCCGGGGCGGCCGCCCGGTACCTGTTCGGCTCGCGCGGGCTGAGCGCCGAGCACGGCGAGGCCGTCGTCCTGCTGCTGCCCGAGGACGGCTCCCGCCGGCCCGGGGCGGCCGCCGCCGAGGCGGCCGAGCGGCTGGCCCGGCTGGCCGGGGCACCGGTCACCGTGGGCGCCGGGCGGGTGGCGGCCGGGCCGCTCGCGCTGGCCGCCTCCTACGCGGAGGGCCTGCGCTGCGTACGGGCGCTGCACGTGCTCGGCCGGGCCGGCTGCGGCTCGGCCGCCGACGAGCTGGGCTTCCTCGGCGTGCTGCTCGGGGACGGGCACGACGTGGACGCCTTCGTCACCGCCGCGCTCGGGCCGCTGCTCGACTACGACCGGCGCCGGGGCACCGAGCTGGTCCGCACCCTGCGGGCGTACTTCGACTGCGGCGGCAGCCTGACCCGGGCCAAGGACGAGCTGCACGTGCACGTGAACACCGTGGTGCAGCGGCTCGACCGGGTGGAGACCCTGCTCGGCCCGGACTGGAACCGCCCCGAGCAGGCCCTGGAGCTCCAGCTGGCCCTGCGCCTGCAGCTGCTGGCCCGCTGA
- the lipB gene encoding lipoyl(octanoyl) transferase LipB: protein MSEHVRFVRMGVGTESVPYEAAWEEQQRLHALRVADEIPDTVLLLEHPPVYTAGKRTNPEDYPLDGTPVVPVNRGGEITWHGPGQLVGYPIVKLPDPIDVVAYVRRLEEALIRACGEFGVATTRVEGRSGVWVLGEELPDAVVDPAEVVEIGKLTLRMGLPLGIDPRLAGPEYAPSNAGQRGDDRKLAAIGVRVARGVTMHGFALNCDPDMTWFDRIVPCGIRDAGVGSLSSELGRPLPVEGALPVVERHLAEVLAEMPEPALAH, encoded by the coding sequence GTGAGCGAGCACGTACGGTTCGTACGCATGGGCGTCGGCACGGAGTCGGTGCCCTACGAGGCGGCCTGGGAGGAGCAGCAGCGGCTGCACGCCCTGCGGGTCGCCGACGAGATCCCGGACACCGTGCTGCTGCTCGAACACCCCCCGGTGTACACGGCCGGCAAGCGGACCAACCCCGAGGACTACCCGCTGGACGGCACTCCGGTGGTGCCGGTCAACCGGGGCGGCGAGATCACCTGGCACGGCCCCGGCCAGCTGGTCGGGTACCCGATCGTCAAGCTGCCGGACCCGATCGACGTGGTGGCGTACGTGCGGCGGCTGGAGGAGGCGCTGATCCGGGCCTGCGGCGAGTTCGGGGTGGCGACCACCCGGGTCGAGGGCCGCAGCGGGGTCTGGGTGCTCGGCGAGGAGCTGCCGGACGCCGTGGTCGACCCGGCCGAGGTGGTGGAGATCGGCAAGCTGACCTTGCGGATGGGCCTGCCGCTGGGCATCGACCCGCGGCTGGCCGGCCCGGAGTACGCGCCCTCCAACGCGGGCCAGCGCGGGGACGACCGCAAGCTGGCCGCGATCGGCGTCCGGGTGGCGCGCGGGGTGACGATGCACGGGTTCGCGCTCAACTGCGACCCCGACATGACGTGGTTCGACCGGATCGTGCCCTGCGGGATCCGGGACGCCGGGGTCGGCTCGCTCAGCTCCGAGCTGGGCCGTCCGCTGCCGGTCGAGGGCGCCCTTCCCGTGGTCGAGCGGCACCTGGCCGAGGTGCTGGCCGAGATGCCCGAGCCCGCCCTCGCCCACTGA
- the lipA gene encoding lipoyl synthase: MSAVAPDGRKLLRLEVRNAETPIERKPEWIKTRAKMGPEYNALHSLVKKEGLHTVCQEAGCPNIFECWEDREATFLIGGDQCTRRCDFCQIDTGKPADFDRDEPRRVAESIVTMDLNYATITGVARDDLEDGGAWLYAETVRQVHALTAGREAGRTGVELLIPDFNAEPDQLAEVFSSRPEVLAHNVETVPRIFKRIRPAFRYERSLDVITQARAAGLVTKSNLILGMGETREEVSQALADLVGAGCELITITQYLRPSLRHHPVERWVKPHEFVELQEEAEELGFAGVMSGPLVRSSYRAGRLYRQALEHREQAAV; this comes from the coding sequence GTGTCCGCTGTCGCCCCGGACGGCAGGAAGCTGCTCCGCCTCGAGGTCCGCAACGCCGAGACCCCCATCGAGCGGAAGCCCGAGTGGATCAAGACCCGCGCGAAGATGGGCCCCGAGTACAACGCCCTCCACTCGCTGGTGAAGAAGGAGGGGCTGCACACGGTCTGCCAGGAGGCCGGCTGCCCCAACATCTTCGAGTGCTGGGAGGACCGCGAGGCGACCTTCCTCATCGGTGGTGACCAGTGCACCCGCCGCTGCGACTTCTGCCAGATCGACACCGGCAAGCCCGCCGACTTCGACCGCGACGAGCCGCGCCGGGTGGCCGAGTCCATCGTCACGATGGACCTGAACTACGCCACCATCACCGGCGTCGCCCGCGACGACCTGGAGGACGGCGGCGCCTGGCTGTACGCCGAGACCGTGCGCCAGGTGCACGCGCTGACCGCCGGCCGCGAGGCGGGCCGGACCGGCGTCGAGCTGCTCATCCCCGACTTCAACGCCGAGCCCGACCAGCTGGCCGAGGTCTTCTCCTCCCGTCCCGAGGTGCTCGCGCACAACGTGGAGACGGTGCCGCGGATCTTCAAGCGGATCCGCCCGGCCTTCCGCTACGAGCGCTCCCTCGACGTGATCACCCAGGCCCGCGCGGCCGGCCTGGTCACCAAGTCCAACCTGATCCTCGGCATGGGCGAGACCCGCGAGGAGGTCAGCCAGGCGCTGGCCGACCTGGTCGGGGCCGGCTGCGAGCTGATCACCATCACGCAGTACCTGCGGCCCTCGCTGCGCCACCACCCAGTGGAGCGCTGGGTGAAGCCGCACGAGTTCGTGGAGCTGCAGGAGGAGGCCGAGGAGCTCGGCTTCGCCGGGGTCATGTCCGGCCCGCTGGTGCGGTCCTCGTACCGCGCCGGGCGGCTGTACCGGCAGGCGCTGGAGCACCGCGAGCAGGCGGCGGTCTGA
- a CDS encoding DUF4191 domain-containing protein, whose amino-acid sequence MSPMARQTSENPGRLQQIRTAYQMTKKVDTKIGLIIAGVGLAVFGVFLAIGFAIDHPIYLGILGFIVAFLAVAIVFGRRAERAAFGQMEGQPGAVAAVLGNIRRGWSANQTPVAVTRSQDAVYRAVGRPGIALIGEGNPNRVKPLLAAEKKKMSRVVGDIPVHDIMVGNGEGEIPLKKLQIHLMRLPRAITPAQVTETNDRLRALGDLLSKAPIPKGPMPKGARMPKGGQAR is encoded by the coding sequence ATGAGCCCTATGGCGAGGCAAACATCCGAGAACCCCGGGCGACTCCAGCAGATCCGCACGGCGTACCAAATGACCAAGAAGGTCGACACCAAGATCGGCCTGATCATCGCAGGCGTCGGCCTGGCCGTCTTCGGCGTGTTCCTCGCCATCGGCTTCGCGATCGACCACCCGATCTATCTGGGCATCCTGGGCTTCATCGTGGCCTTCCTGGCCGTGGCGATCGTCTTCGGCCGCCGGGCCGAGCGGGCCGCCTTCGGGCAGATGGAGGGCCAGCCGGGGGCCGTGGCCGCCGTGCTGGGCAACATCCGCCGCGGCTGGAGCGCGAACCAGACCCCGGTCGCCGTGACCCGCAGCCAGGACGCGGTCTACCGCGCCGTCGGCCGCCCGGGCATCGCGCTGATCGGCGAGGGCAACCCGAACCGGGTGAAGCCGCTGCTGGCCGCCGAGAAGAAGAAGATGTCCCGCGTGGTCGGCGACATCCCGGTGCACGACATCATGGTCGGCAACGGCGAGGGCGAGATCCCGCTCAAGAAGCTCCAGATCCACCTGATGCGCCTGCCGCGCGCCATCACCCCGGCCCAGGTCACCGAGACCAACGACCGGCTGCGCGCGCTGGGCGACCTGCTCTCCAAGGCGCCGATCCCCAAGGGCCCGATGCCCAAGGGCGCCCGGATGCCCAAGGGCGGCCAGGCCCGCTGA
- a CDS encoding RDD family protein has product MDTREALGSWIDGPKAAAEKMGTDFGYRGERLGLPKEGPGSVAGTGRRIGALFVDGWLCSLVAYGLLARGHQGEANLWTTPLFYVVTVVLMATTGTTVGKRLFGLRVVRLNGGRASIPQVLLRTLLLCLVVPALVWDRDTRGLHDKAVGTVEVRI; this is encoded by the coding sequence GTGGACACCAGAGAAGCGTTGGGATCGTGGATCGACGGCCCGAAGGCCGCCGCCGAGAAGATGGGCACCGACTTCGGCTACCGCGGCGAGCGCCTGGGCCTGCCCAAGGAGGGCCCGGGCTCGGTCGCCGGCACCGGCCGGCGGATCGGCGCGCTGTTCGTGGACGGCTGGCTGTGCAGCCTGGTCGCGTACGGGCTGCTGGCCCGGGGCCACCAGGGCGAGGCCAACCTCTGGACGACGCCGCTGTTCTACGTGGTCACCGTGGTGCTGATGGCCACCACCGGCACCACCGTGGGCAAGCGCCTGTTCGGCCTGCGGGTGGTCCGCCTGAACGGCGGCCGGGCCAGCATCCCGCAGGTGCTGCTGCGCACCCTGCTGCTCTGCCTGGTCGTCCCGGCCCTGGTCTGGGACCGTGACACCCGCGGCCTGCACGACAAGGCCGTCGGCACCGTCGAGGTCCGGATCTGA